A stretch of DNA from Candidatus Saccharibacteria bacterium oral taxon 488:
CGATAATCCAAGCCAAGGCTACCTCATCCGATTTTTTCAAGTTGAAGTGAGTGGCAAATTCGTTTCGCAGACGGCCAAGCACGGCGTTGACGACTGGGCGAGTGTCAGCACCAAAGAACACGGCGTCACCATCAGCCGCACCAGTTTTTTGCTGAATCGCCGTAAGCTCTGTTTCACTCAAGAACTTAGCAATTGGTGATTTTGCCTCGCCATCTTGGTAAGTGATGTAAGCTAAACCGCCCGCCCCTTCACTTTTAGCAATGTCAGTGAACTGATCAATTTGCTTGCGGCTGAGGCTAGCGCCATTTTTAACACAAATCGCCTTGATACACGCGGCGTTTTTGAACACGCCAAATTCAGTGTTGGCAAATACATCGGTCAACTCAATCAGCTCCATGCCAAAGCGCAAATCTGGCTTATCCGAGCCATAGGTCTCCATGGCGTCGCGGTAGGAAATGCGCGGAATCGGCTGGCCATCGCCTACCGACAGATCACTCAAATCCAGCAATTTCTTGCCAGCAAAATCGGTCGCGAGCTGCCGTATCAGCGGCTCGACTTCCTGGCGGACTTCCTCGCCGTCTTCCACAAAGCTCATCTCCAAATCCAGCTGATAAAACTCGCCGTACAGTCGATCAGCCCGCGGATCTTCATCGCGGAAGCAGGCTGCCAGCTGGTAATACCGCGGCACGCCGCCAACCATCAACAGCTGCTTGAACTGCTGCGGCGCTTGCGGTAGAGCGTAAAACTTATTTTCCTGCAAACGACTGGGGATTAGAAAATCGCGCGCACCCTCGGGGCTAGAATTTGCCAAAATCGGCGTCTGAATCTCGATGAAATCGTGGTCATCCATGTATTGATGCATCCGTCGGTACATTTCGGCACGTTTTTTCAGCATGTCCTGCATCTTTGGACGGCGCAAGTCAAGGTAGCGATACTTAAAACGCAAGTCTTCGCCCGCTCGGTTTTCCTCAGCAAACGGTTGGATTGGCAGAGTTTCAGCACGGTTTAAAATTTCCAGGTTTTCCACTACAATTTCCACATTACCGCTGGCGATATTTGGATTCTTCAGACCCTTGCCACGTTCTGCCACCACACCGCTGACGCGAATCACAAACTCATCACGCAGGCTTTCCGCCAAACGAAACGCTTCCGCCTGCTCAGGATTAATCACTAGCTGCACCAACCCAGTATGGTCACGCAGGTCAATAAAAATCAGCCCACCGTGATCACGCCGGGAATGCACCCAGCCAGCCACCGTAGTCATTTCTCCAACACTATCAGGGGTATGTATCGCCAAAACTCTCTTTTTCATATCTGTTATTATAGCATATTGATGTGTTTTTTCGCCTTTGGCGTCACCCGCCGGCCGCGCGGCGTGCGTTCGATAAAGCCAATTTGTAGCAAATACGGCTCGTAAAAGTCTTCAATCGTCGTCGCTTCGTCACCTGTCAGCGCAGCAATGGTCGTCAGCCCCACCGGATTATCACCATAATTTTCCAGAATTGACTGTAGTAAATTGCGGTCGGCTGGGTCCAATCCCAGCTCGTCCACTTCCAACATTTCCAAAGCACTCGTTGTCGTTTTTACATCAATTATGCCATCGCCGTTGATGTCGGCATAGTCGCGCACGCGCTTGAGCAGGCGATTAGCGATGCGCGGTGTCAAGCGAGCCCGTGTCGACAACAGGTTCGCTGCTTCGCGCCGAATCGACGACTCCAGGATGGCTGCACTCCGTGTCACAATTTTAGCGATATCCTCTGGCTCGTAAAATTCCAGTCGGTAAATATGTCCAAACCGATCGCGCAGCGGCGCTGCCAAACTACCCGTCCGCGTTGTCGCGCCGATGACCGTAAACCGCGGCAAATCCAACCGAATTGACCGGGCTGCCGGGCCTTTACCGATGACGATATCCAGCTTGAAATCTTCCATCGCCGAATATAAAATCTCTTCCACTGCCCGGCCGAGTCGATGAATTTCATCGATGAACAAAATGTCGCCGTCCGCCAAATTCGTCAAAATTGACGCCAAATCACCCGCCTTTTCAATGGCCGGGCCGCTGGTGATGCGCAAATTTGTCCCCATCTCGTTAGCGATCACTGTCGCCATGGTGGTCTTGCCCAATCCTGGCGGGCCGTACAGCAGCACATGATCCAATGGCTCACCGCGCTTCTTCGCCGCGTCAATCGCTAAGCGCAAATTACGTTTCAATCGCTCCTGGCCAACATATTCATTAAAACTCTGCGGGCGCAGACTGACTTCAATCCGCTGCTCCTCGGAATCGTCGTCATGCGGGCTGGTATCGACTATTCTTTGAATTGCCATTATAAGCTCCTGTAATATTCTTTTAGCATCTTAGCCATCAGTCGCTGCCGCTGTTTTAAAAATTCTTCATAATCAACGGCCACCGCCTTCATTAATAAAATTGGAATTGCATTATCACTAAAGTTGCTTTTTAGTTCATCCTCGCCAGTAATATCACTGTGATGGTCATTTTTATTACTTAAAATATCGCTTAAGTAATCGCGAGGGGCTAAATCTCCGACTGAAATATTTATATCATTGCGCAGATGTACAAAATTAGCAATTCTATTGTATTTAGTTTTATCATAGCCATGCTTAACTAAATAATTTTTAGGAAAAATGTGATGCACGTCATCAGTCGCCAAATCTCTGGCAATATTATTTTTCGACAAGAAGCCTTGCTTTAGTAATTTATTCTGCGCCGCAACAAACATGTGCCAAAACGGATTATTTATCGTCGGCTTATCAAGCTCGTCAACCAATGTTGAGTTCCAAAATATATCAGATAATTCCTGCTTTTCCAGCGTAGCAACAAATTTAGCCAAATCTCCAGGATTTTGAATCCGTTTAATATCCTGCTCAAACTTAGTTTCAAAACTACCGGAATGGCGACCAGTCAGTAACGAAATTGCCAGCAATCTACGAACTAGCGAATTAGCTTCGGCATGATTTTCGCCAATATCAAATAGCCGCAGGTACATTGCATAGGCGTAATTAACGGCATTGCGAGCAATCAACATACTAGGTTCGTCATAACCGCTGCCGCGCAAAATGTTTTGCACAAAATGCTTAAATTTATTTTCGTTTGTAAATTGGTACAAACCCTTCTCAAGCTTTCGGAAGGACTCGTCAGCAATTTCTTTTTCATCCTGGCGAGTTTCAAAATTACGGCCCGAAAGCAATGCCACGATATCGCCAAGTTTGCCCCTTGCAAACTGCGTCAAACCAACAACCCGAATAATATCATTATATGATGGGTCATACAGGTCGTCTGTTTCATTTTTAAGCCAAGATATTTTCGTAAAATAATCAGTTTTAGCAAATTCTGTATCGTTTTCCTTAATAATATCAAACTGCTCGGGGGCAACCGACAGATGTGCAAAATAATCAATAAATTTACGGAGTTTCATGCCCATTTCATCGCCCGGCTCGTTCTCATAAACCGCAATTTTACTCATTGCAAAATCGGCATTACTGAGATTAACGCCGCTGGCATTAATTCGGACAAATATTTCATTTACTATATTGATATCCAAAGACGGACTAAGCTGGATTTCGCCAATTTGCTTATTTTTAATTTGGATCAAACGGTTAAGTCGCGTATTAACCTCTTGGCGCGTTAACGACGGATTTTTTTCTGCATATTCTTCAACAAACGTCAGCGTATCATAGCCGTTTACCATCACTTCAGCAATATCGCTAATCCATTCTTTACCGCGAATAGTTGAAACTGTACGAGTACGAAACTCCTCAGTCAGCGGATTAAACGATATAGCAATCCGTTTTTTCTTATATTTTTTATCTATCACATCAAGCCCGCTAATCGCTGCCCTGAGTGCAGTGATACGTTGCTGGCCATCAATCAAAATACGTTTGCCCTGCGACGTCGACCCATCCTTCAGCTTCACGTCTGGGTTTTGCCAAGTAATGATATAGCCGACTGGATAGCCTTGATATAACGAATCCATCAAATCGCGTACCTGCCAACTCATCCATACAAACGGCCGCTGGATCTCCGGAATAGCAATTGCACCGCTTTCTACCCAGGCCAGAATAGTGCTAATTGGCGTTTGATTAAGAGAAAATTTTGTATCTTCCATATATGTCTATTATAGCACCCTGAGAATGAGACCTACGTTAAGATGTAGTAGTAATCACCCCTCAAGTGTCTCCCAACGAATCCAAAAACACAAACTCCATAAACAACATCACGAACTAAATATTTCAAATAAAGAGACCCTACTTCTTCAACGCCTCGGTCACCCGCTGTGCCGTTGGCAGGTTGACATCGATATTTTCCAGCGCCTTGGTGGCGTCAGCCAAGGTGTAGCCCAGCGCCATTAGTGCCTCTAACGCTTCGTCGGAAGTATTCAATTCAGTCTGGACTGGCGCGGCCGCTCGGCCGTACTGCGTCGGTAGGCCAACTTTATCGCTCAAATCAACCACCACGCGCTCAGCAGTTTTTTTGCCGACACCAGCAGCTTTTTGCACGAAGGCGCTATCGGCGTTAGCAATAGCGTTGCGTACGTGCTCCGCATCGCCAAGGCTGAGAATGGCTAGCGCCGCCTTCGGCCCGACACCCTGAACGGTGATCAGCATTTCAAACAATTTCTTCGCTGCCAGACTTGAAAAGCCAAACAATTCTTCCGCTTGCTCACGCACATGATGATAGGTATAAAACTTAGCGTCTTGATCCAGCGCCACCGCCTCGAAATCACCAGCCGACACGCTCACTTCATAGCCGACGTCGTGAACGTCAATCACGATGCTGCCCGCGCCAAACTTTTCAGCGATCGTGCCAGAGAGGTGGGCGATCACGGTCGTCTGTCTCCGCCGCCCGGAGGATTGGTTGGGCCGGGCGAGGTGCCGCCGCTGCCACCGCCTGAACCGCCACCGCTGCCACCGCCACTGCCATTACCGCCGCCCGGATTTTGGTCGTCATCGCCGGTACTACCACACGACGCAGTCTTTCGCGAATGTTTCGTCGCATCAAATTTGTCTTCGCTGATGGTAATGAGACGTTTGGTGGCTAGGTCACAGACGGTGATCTGCTTAGTAGTGGACGTCTGCCGACAATCAGCAGCGTTCTTGGAATATTTAGCGGCGTCAAATTGATCTTCAAAAATTGACTCCATTTGCTTGGTCGCGAGGTTACACACCTCGATCTTTGGCTTGGTCTGATCGCATTTCTCGGTCGGGAGGGCGCTCGAGAGGAAATATTCTTTGTAAGCACCGGGGCTAGAATCATCAGCCAGGCCGCCATTACTACTACAGACGTTTCGCTGGACAACGCCGTTTGGCACATCAAAACCAGTTTTCGCGCCTGCCAGCAGCTTGGTCATCGTCGCCCGCCAAATTGGTGCCGCCACATCCGAACCGCCGCTGTTCATGACCTTATTGTTGTTATTGCCGACCCACACGCCGACAGCATATTGCGGCGTATAGCCAATTGTCCAAGCATCGCGGTTATCATTGGTGGTACCCGTCTTGACAGCGACCGTTTTACCGCCCACCGTCAGGCTGCTACCAAACATCCCCGCCCGCGCGGCATTATCCGACAAGATACTGGAGATAAGATAGGCGCCACCCTGACTGATCGCTTGGCGCGTATTGGCTGTTTTCCACGAAGCGTTTTTGTTGAATTTGTCCCTAACTTCGGTGATGAGATTGAGTGATTCGTACTGCGTACCGCCATTGGCAAAGGCCGCGTAGGCATTAGTCATCTCGCTCAGGCGCACCTCAGCCGAGCCAAGTGCCAGTGACAATCCGTAATTTTTGTTTTCGTCGAGTGTGCTAATGCCGAGCTTCTTGGCGGCTTGGATGGAACGATTGATGCCATACTTTTGCATGATCAGAACGCTCGGGATGTTCAGCGACCAGCTGAGTGACTTGCGCGTCGTCACTTTACCATTCCAGCGGCGGGTAGCATTATAGGGTACGTAGCCATTAAAGTCGGTTAACTTATCATCAAAAATTGTTGCCGGCGTAATCACGCCATCAGCCATCGCTTGTGCATAATACAGCGGCTTGAAGCTCGAGCCAGGCTGCCGCGGCGTGGTCACCATATTGACCTTACCCCACTCGGCATTATTGTAATCAGCACTACCGACCAGAGCCCGCACTTCGCCAGTTTTTGGATCAATGACGATACCGCTGGCGTTGGTGCCACCGAGGCGATTGATCTGCTTCATTTGTTTGGTGATATTCTCCTGGAGGAGATGCTGCGTGTCGAGATTCAGCGAGGTCTTGACGCGGTAGCCTGAACGCATGACTTTTTCGTAACCGTATTTGTCACTGAGCTGTTTGATGACCATCTCGGCAAAATGCGGCGCTTCGGAATTTGTGTGAGCCGCACCGCCGCCAGTATATGCCAGCTGCGTGGCTTCCGCCTGCTGCTTCTGTTCCTCAGTGATAAAGCCTTCGGTCTGCATCCGACCGAGCACCGTCTTTTGGCGCTGCTTGGCGTATTCGGCATTACCGCTGATCGGCGAATAGCGGCTTGGTGCCGGTAGCACGCCAACTAGCATACTACTCTCAGCCAGTGTTAAATCCTTTGGCGATTTATTGAAATACACCTTGGCCGCCTCCTCGATACCAAAGGCATTTTCACCAAAGTACACCGAGTTGAGGTACATCATCAAGATCTGCTCTTTGCTGTAATTTTGCTCGATGGCGATAGCCATGAATAGCTCTTGGTACTTGCGCATAAAGCTATGTTCATTGCTGAGCAAATTGTTCTTGACCAGCTGTTGCGTCAAGGTCGACCCGCCACCGTGCCGCGTGATCGCTGCCCGGAAAATACTGAAAATATTAAAGCCGCTGTGCTTGTAAAAATCCTTATCCTCACTGGCGATCAGCGCCTTTTTCATACTCTCGGAGATATCATTCAGCTGCACCAAATTCCGCCGCTCGGCATTACCAACGCTATAAATCACCTTATCCTTGGCGTCGGTCAGCACGATACCGGTATTATTGCGGTTCATCAGCCG
This window harbors:
- the aspS gene encoding aspartate--tRNA ligase gives rise to the protein MKKRVLAIHTPDSVGEMTTVAGWVHSRRDHGGLIFIDLRDHTGLVQLVINPEQAEAFRLAESLRDEFVIRVSGVVAERGKGLKNPNIASGNVEIVVENLEILNRAETLPIQPFAEENRAGEDLRFKYRYLDLRRPKMQDMLKKRAEMYRRMHQYMDDHDFIEIQTPILANSSPEGARDFLIPSRLQENKFYALPQAPQQFKQLLMVGGVPRYYQLAACFRDEDPRADRLYGEFYQLDLEMSFVEDGEEVRQEVEPLIRQLATDFAGKKLLDLSDLSVGDGQPIPRISYRDAMETYGSDKPDLRFGMELIELTDVFANTEFGVFKNAACIKAICVKNGASLSRKQIDQFTDIAKSEGAGGLAYITYQDGEAKSPIAKFLSETELTAIQQKTGAADGDAVFFGADTRPVVNAVLGRLRNEFATHFNLKKSDEVALAWIIDFPFYEWDDHGKKLDFGHNPFGMPKGGLQALESAKTDADKLAIVADQFDMVMNGYEICSGGVRNHNPAVLYKVFDLLGFSESYVEEKFGAMLNAFKYGAPPHAGCAFGVDRILMELIDETNVRETLAFPKNGSGVDVMMDSPSTVDPAQLRELGL
- the ruvB gene encoding Holliday junction branch migration DNA helicase RuvB — protein: MAIQRIVDTSPHDDDSEEQRIEVSLRPQSFNEYVGQERLKRNLRLAIDAAKKRGEPLDHVLLYGPPGLGKTTMATVIANEMGTNLRITSGPAIEKAGDLASILTNLADGDILFIDEIHRLGRAVEEILYSAMEDFKLDIVIGKGPAARSIRLDLPRFTVIGATTRTGSLAAPLRDRFGHIYRLEFYEPEDIAKIVTRSAAILESSIRREAANLLSTRARLTPRIANRLLKRVRDYADINGDGIIDVKTTTSALEMLEVDELGLDPADRNLLQSILENYGDNPVGLTTIAALTGDEATTIEDFYEPYLLQIGFIERTPRGRRVTPKAKKHINML
- a CDS encoding DUF262 domain-containing protein; translation: MEDTKFSLNQTPISTILAWVESGAIAIPEIQRPFVWMSWQVRDLMDSLYQGYPVGYIITWQNPDVKLKDGSTSQGKRILIDGQQRITALRAAISGLDVIDKKYKKKRIAISFNPLTEEFRTRTVSTIRGKEWISDIAEVMVNGYDTLTFVEEYAEKNPSLTRQEVNTRLNRLIQIKNKQIGEIQLSPSLDINIVNEIFVRINASGVNLSNADFAMSKIAVYENEPGDEMGMKLRKFIDYFAHLSVAPEQFDIIKENDTEFAKTDYFTKISWLKNETDDLYDPSYNDIIRVVGLTQFARGKLGDIVALLSGRNFETRQDEKEIADESFRKLEKGLYQFTNENKFKHFVQNILRGSGYDEPSMLIARNAVNYAYAMYLRLFDIGENHAEANSLVRRLLAISLLTGRHSGSFETKFEQDIKRIQNPGDLAKFVATLEKQELSDIFWNSTLVDELDKPTINNPFWHMFVAAQNKLLKQGFLSKNNIARDLATDDVHHIFPKNYLVKHGYDKTKYNRIANFVHLRNDINISVGDLAPRDYLSDILSNKNDHHSDITGEDELKSNFSDNAIPILLMKAVAVDYEEFLKQRQRLMAKMLKEYYRSL
- the ruvA gene encoding Holliday junction branch migration protein RuvA; the protein is MIAHLSGTIAEKFGAGSIVIDVHDVGYEVSVSAGDFEAVALDQDAKFYTYHHVREQAEELFGFSSLAAKKLFEMLITVQGVGPKAALAILSLGDAEHVRNAIANADSAFVQKAAGVGKKTAERVVVDLSDKVGLPTQYGRAAAPVQTELNTSDEALEALMALGYTLADATKALENIDVNLPTAQRVTEALKK
- a CDS encoding PBP1A family penicillin-binding protein — encoded protein: MVQLGKGKRAPIKKQPPHMGRYANLGQVKAKPGKLPRQHKHFLWFWRLSRPKKIMVCLLPILLFLIIVPIASYLYYARDIADQERLMNRNNTGIVLTDAKDKVIYSVGNAERRNLVQLNDISESMKKALIASEDKDFYKHSGFNIFSIFRAAITRHGGGSTLTQQLVKNNLLSNEHSFMRKYQELFMAIAIEQNYSKEQILMMYLNSVYFGENAFGIEEAAKVYFNKSPKDLTLAESSMLVGVLPAPSRYSPISGNAEYAKQRQKTVLGRMQTEGFITEEQKQQAEATQLAYTGGGAAHTNSEAPHFAEMVIKQLSDKYGYEKVMRSGYRVKTSLNLDTQHLLQENITKQMKQINRLGGTNASGIVIDPKTGEVRALVGSADYNNAEWGKVNMVTTPRQPGSSFKPLYYAQAMADGVITPATIFDDKLTDFNGYVPYNATRRWNGKVTTRKSLSWSLNIPSVLIMQKYGINRSIQAAKKLGISTLDENKNYGLSLALGSAEVRLSEMTNAYAAFANGGTQYESLNLITEVRDKFNKNASWKTANTRQAISQGGAYLISSILSDNAARAGMFGSSLTVGGKTVAVKTGTTNDNRDAWTIGYTPQYAVGVWVGNNNNKVMNSGGSDVAAPIWRATMTKLLAGAKTGFDVPNGVVQRNVCSSNGGLADDSSPGAYKEYFLSSALPTEKCDQTKPKIEVCNLATKQMESIFEDQFDAAKYSKNAADCRQTSTTKQITVCDLATKRLITISEDKFDATKHSRKTASCGSTGDDDQNPGGGNGSGGGSGGGSGGGSGGTSPGPTNPPGGGDRRP